In Haladaptatus cibarius D43, the sequence GGTGAAATACCGATTCGAGACATCATGATTCCGAGCGAGAACATCGTTTCGCTCTCGACGGAAGACTCCCTCGAAGAAAACCTCGAACGCGTGAAAGACAGCAAACTTACGCGATTCCCGCTCGTCGGGGAATCGCTCTCCGACTACCACGGAAACATCTACATGCCAGCGCTGTATCGTGCCGACGAGGAACTCAAATCGGGCGAAACCACGCTCGAAGAAGTCGCGCATCCGCAGATGACGATTGCCGCCGACACGACCATCAGCGACGCACTCGACCTGTTTCAGGTGCAAAATCAGGAACTCGCGCTGGTGATGGAAGACGGCGAAGTCGTCGGCCTCGTGACCGCAACCGACGCGCTGGAGGAAGTCATCGGCGAGTTGAGCGACCCCATTGACGAACAAACCGACGAACAGGCCGAACCGACGGCGACCTAGGCCGTCACGAATTGCGCCTACCGCCACCCTGAAGCGGACACCCTGCGAAGCGCGGCCATGAACGGACGCGCCACAGCACCCGCCGCCGGAACCGTGCTCAACGCACTCGCCACGGGCGTCGGGTCGGCGTTCGCCATCGACGCCGACACGACCGCCGAGGTTTCGCTGGACGACTCGGGAGAAATCCGCGGCGAAATCGCGGACGCACCGGACGCCGATACGCGACTCATCGAACGCTGTGTCGAACTGGTTCTCGAATCCGCCGACAAGGATTCGTCCAAGGACGGAGATTCGTCATTGGGCGCGACGGTTCGCACCGAAAGCGACGTTCCGATGGCCTCCGGCCTGAAGAGTTCGAGCGCCGCCGCGAACGCCACCGTGATGGCGACCCTGTCCGCGCTGGATGTGGAGATTGAGCGAGAGGGCGCGGAGGGAGGACAGGAAGACGCAGAAATGACCCGCGAAGACGCCTGCCGACTCGGTATGCAGGCCGCCCGCGATGTCGGTGTGACTGCCACTGGGGCGTTCGACGACGCCAGCGCGAGCATGCTCGGGGGTGTGACGGTCACCGACAACAACCGCGACGAACTGCTTTCTCGGGAGGAAGTGTCGTGGGACGTGCTGGTCTACACTCCGCCGGAAAAAGCGTTTTCGGCGGATGCAGATGTCGAACGCTGTCAGCGAATCGCACCGATGGCCGAACTGGTGGCTGACCTCGCGCTCGACGGCGACTACGGACGGGCGATGACCGTCAACGGATTCGCGTTCTGCGGCGCGCTCGGTTTTTCGACCGGCCCACTGCTTTCTGCTCTGCCGGATGTCGATGGCGTTTCGCTGTCCGGTACTGGCCCGAGTTACGTCGCCGTCGGGGGACGGGAGGTTTTAGAGGGAGTACAAGAAAGGTGGGACTCACTGGAGGGCACTACGTGGCTAACGACGACGCAAACAGACGGGACCCGAACGATATGAGCCTCGCGGAACTCCGCGACGAGATAGAGTCCATCGACCGCGAAATCGTGGAACTCATCGCCAGACGGACCTACGTCGCGGAGACGGTGGCGCAAGTGAAATCCATCGAGGACATCCCAACGACGGACGAAGGACAAGAACAGAAAGTGATGGACAGAGCGGGCGAAAACGCCCAACGGTTCGACGTTGATTCGAATTTGGTGAAAGCGGTTTTCAGGCTTCTCATCGAGTTGAACAAGGTAGAGCAGCGAGAAAGTCGATAACTACTCTCAGCAATTCGTCTCTGTCCTGTGCTCACAACTACCTGAAAAACCGATAGTAGGAGTCTCGTTCGGATTTCCATCCGATAATTACCACTGCATTACTACGTTCCCCCGATTGGAAACGGAGAGAGTGATTTACCCGCATTCCTGTTCGTGTTCGTCTTTGCACCGTTCTACATCGCCGGATACGGACTGCTCGCCGGAGGTGAGTACTGGCTACGAACGCGCGACGTGTCGCTCCCCTTCTTGAGTGCGTAATTGAATGGAGAGGTCAGCATTTACCTCGATGCATCGCGCTTCTTTTTGCCGCGACGAAGCGCCCACAGCGTGATGACGAGGCCTTCGATTCTTGCAACCGTGTACACCCACGGTTTCACTTCGACGTCCGAACCGTTTTGAATCGAATGTTTCATTCCCCAATCCACGACTTTTCGTGGAAAAAGGAACTCGAAGACGCCGAACGCCAGCAACAGCAGTCGAATGGGCATAGGAAACAGTTGGATTTCTACCAGAATAACGGTTCGGTCGCAGGACTATTGTTTACCAGTTTCGTACTGCTCACACTGTCTCCGTCTCTACCTGCGATTCGACCGACCCCGCTTCGTCACCCCGAACGATGGCGTAGCCGCCGAGAACGAACAGAATGCCCCACAGCAAAAATGCGACATCCCACAGGAGGACGGAACCGGGGCCTGCTGGCCACACGTGGTGAATCCCGAGCAGATGGTGGTTGACGAGTCCTTCGCCGAGATTGAACAGTCCCCACCCGGAAATCACCGACCCGAGCAGTGTCCGGCCAGACCGCGGAACTGCGGGTCGTCGCCACGCACGCCAAAGGAGGACGACACCGAGAACAGTGAAGGTGTACGTTCCGACGTGAAAGAAGCCGTCGGCCATCATGTTCAACCGCAAATCGTTCGCAATGCCGGGGTCGTGATGGGAGCTAAGCATGTGGTGCCATTGGAGGATTTGGTGGATGACGATACCGTCGAAAAAGCCACCCAGTCCCAGTCCGAGAAAAACGCCAGCCTGAACGAGAGGCTTTGCGCGTTCTCGAAGACCCAGCCACGTCCCGTCGTGGTCACTCATAGTTGGATTCCACGCGAAAAATGCAAAAGCGTCGTGCCTGCTAGTGCCACGAAACGTTCGGGAAAGCTGTCGGGGCAGTCAGTACTCCCAGAGCCGCCGAATCCGCGAGTCGATTTCCGAATGTTCTTCTCGAAGCTTCTCTACGGCAATTTCGCCGTTGACGTTGACGACGTGGACTTCCCCGCGGCGCTCCCCGTACACGTCTTGGAAGTCGTAGACGACGCCGACAATATCGACTCCCGAGGGGATTTCGTCGCTCTCGATGAGGAACTCGATTTGTCTATCGACGTTGTACTCCACGAGTCGATTGATGGCTTCAGTTCGGCTCACATCAGAGGGAAGCGATTCGACGCCCGATTCGAGACGCGGTTTCAGCAGTGACAGACAGTGCTCGATACCAGCGGATTCGGAGAGACCCTCGGTCAAATCGTCGTAGGTCGCCGTCACAGCTCCACAGCCCGTATGCCCCACGACGACGATGGTATCCGTCCCCGTGTGCTCGACTGGATACAGAACGTCACCGGAAACGGCTTCGCCGGAATCGGTTCGTTGGACGACCCGGTTTCCGATGTTGCCGCAGGTGAAGATGTGCCCCGGTTGGTCGTTCCCCCACATATGATCTTGGAGGACGCGGGAGTCCGAACAGCAGACGGTGACCACGCTCGGTCGTTGGGAGTCCTGTACGTCGTCGAATCGGGACTGAAACTCGTCTGCGTGTTCAGAATTGTGCTTCAACAGTTCGATGACCGTCTCGTGCATAGTTGAATAGAATCGCGCCATCAAATATGTTACTTGGTGTTTCGTGATGACGCGGGGAGACAGCGGAATGGAAAACCACTTGTAACGACAGAAAGGGTTAGCAACGAAAGATATTTTGCTGTACTGTCAGTTGTCACCGGAAAATGGCGTTTCCGAATCTCCCCGAAAAATTTGACGCAAAAGCGCTCGTGACGCCGCAGGAGCACTCTGATTACAGACAATCGAAAACCGATTCGGAGGTGGAAACACCGCCGGAAGCGGTTATCCTCTGTTACAGTCGCGGACTGATGGATTACTTCGTGGAAACCTACGAAGGCGAGGAGATAGGCCACTACTACGGAACCCTCTACGTTTTCGACGACACCGAGCGCTCCGTTGGCGTCCTCGGACAGTTCGGAATCGGCGCGCCGACGACTGCGATGTTGATGGACGAACTGATCGCCGACGGCGTCGAAGCGTTTCTCTCGATAGGCATCGCGGGCAGTTTGGACGCCGAAATCGAGATGGGCGAGTTCGTCGTCTGCGACAAAGCTATCCGCGACGAAGGAACGTCACACCACTACGTCGAATCGAAAAAGTACGCACACGCCAGCGAATCGCTCACTGCGCAAACCACGGAACTGCTGCGTGACCGCGGCGAATCGTTTCACGTCGGTTCCTCGTGGACCACAGATGCGATGTATCGAGAAACGAAGGTCGAACGATACGCCGAGGAGGGGGGTTCTCACCGTGGAGATGGAAGCGGCCGCGGTGTTCGCGGTTGCGAACCACCGTGACGTGAAAGCGGCGTCGATGTTCGTCATCAGCGACTATCTCGGCCTATCGGAGTGGGAACCGAAGTTTCACATGACGAGAGAAGATATGCATCGACTCGGAGACACAGCCAAGAACGTGCTGTTGGCCTCCGTAAACAGGAAGTAACGAACCAATATCTTGCGTGATTGTAGATGATGATGGAATTTTTGCAACATGTACGAAATTTCATCTGTATTTTGACAGTATGTCATCGGCTATTTCCGGTAAAAAACTCGTCGTTGCGTTCCTCCTCGCCGACATCGTTGGACTCACTGCCGGCTATCTCCTGCACTCACCGCTGGGCACCGACCCGATAATGGGGGCCGTTTACGGACTCATCGCGGCGAACGTTCCGGTTTCGCTCTGGATGGTACTGCAGAACAGCCGATAAATCGACTGTTCGAGGGATTCGAATCGGAGCGATTCGAACCGTTTTGGTTCTGCTGGAAAAAGACATCAAGCGACGAACCTGCCAGACAAATTTTGACTGTGCACGATGAAACCGGCGTATGGTCGAAACTTATGTGGTCGCGCTCACGTTTCTCGGACTCCTCATTCTCGCGGCCACCGTACTGCCGGAGTTACTCGGCGAGTACGCCGTTTCCGTTCCTATCGCCTATCTAACCATCGGAGCGGTCGCGTTTTCGCTCCCGGTCGGACTGCCAAATCCCGACCCGTTGGTTCACAGCGACCTCGCGGAGCGTCTCGCCGAGTTCGTGGTCATCGTCTCGCTGATGAGCGCCGGACTGAAAATTGATCGCCCGTTTTCGCTCGGCAAGTGGAGTTCGACGTGGCGCTTGCTCGTGATAACGATGCCGCTGACGATTGCTGGTGCGGCGATAGCAGGGTGGTGGGCACTCGGATTCGTTCCCGCCACAGCGATGTTGCTCGGTGCGGTCATCGCTCCGACTGACCCGGTTCTCGCGTCGGACGTGCAGGTTGGGCCACCCGGAGAGGGCGAAAATGCGATGAGCGACCAACCGGTCGAGCAAAAACACGAACACGAAGTCCGATTCACCCTCACGTCTGAGGCCGGACTGAACGACGGACTCGCATTTCCGTTCACGTATGTAGCTATCGCCATCGCAACCGCCGGACTCGCGCCGTCCGGGTGGTTCGTAGACTGGTTGGTCGTGGACGTAGCTTACAAAATCGTTGTCGGAACGGTTGCGGGATTGATTCTCGGGCGGCTGCTGGCCGGACTGCTGTTTCGGTTTTCACCGTCCACGAAACTCGCCAGCACGGTAGAAGGCACGGAAGCGTTGGCCGGAACGCTCCTCGTGTACGGTATCACGGAACTGATTCAAGGGTACGGATTTATCGCGGTGTTCGCCGCCGCGCTGGTCATCCGACACCGGGAGCGAACTCACGAGTACAATCAGGCGCTTCACGACTTCGCGGAAGTAATCGAGCGACTGACGATGGCAGTCCTGTTGGCCCTGTTCGGCGGGGCGGTTGCGACCGGTCTTCTCGAAAATCTCTCCTTTCCCGCTATCGCCCTCGGACTCGGGTTCGTCTTCGTCCTACGACCCGTCGCCGGACTGCTCGGAACGGCGGGTTCGAACATGGAGTTCGCAGACCGGAGCGTCATTTCCTTTTTCGGCATCCGCGGCGTCGGGTCGTTTTTCTATCTCGCCTACGCTATCAACGAGGCGACCTTTCCCGGCGCTCGACTGGCGTGGTCGCTCGTCGGATTCGTGGTACTCGT encodes:
- a CDS encoding shikimate kinase, whose product is MNGRATAPAAGTVLNALATGVGSAFAIDADTTAEVSLDDSGEIRGEIADAPDADTRLIERCVELVLESADKDSSKDGDSSLGATVRTESDVPMASGLKSSSAAANATVMATLSALDVEIEREGAEGGQEDAEMTREDACRLGMQAARDVGVTATGAFDDASASMLGGVTVTDNNRDELLSREEVSWDVLVYTPPEKAFSADADVERCQRIAPMAELVADLALDGDYGRAMTVNGFAFCGALGFSTGPLLSALPDVDGVSLSGTGPSYVAVGGREVLEGVQERWDSLEGTTWLTTTQTDGTRTI
- a CDS encoding chorismate mutase, which produces MSLAELRDEIESIDREIVELIARRTYVAETVAQVKSIEDIPTTDEGQEQKVMDRAGENAQRFDVDSNLVKAVFRLLIELNKVEQRESR
- a CDS encoding DUF2243 domain-containing protein; this encodes MSDHDGTWLGLRERAKPLVQAGVFLGLGLGGFFDGIVIHQILQWHHMLSSHHDPGIANDLRLNMMADGFFHVGTYTFTVLGVVLLWRAWRRPAVPRSGRTLLGSVISGWGLFNLGEGLVNHHLLGIHHVWPAGPGSVLLWDVAFLLWGILFVLGGYAIVRGDEAGSVESQVETETV
- a CDS encoding carbonic anhydrase: MHETVIELLKHNSEHADEFQSRFDDVQDSQRPSVVTVCCSDSRVLQDHMWGNDQPGHIFTCGNIGNRVVQRTDSGEAVSGDVLYPVEHTGTDTIVVVGHTGCGAVTATYDDLTEGLSESAGIEHCLSLLKPRLESGVESLPSDVSRTEAINRLVEYNVDRQIEFLIESDEIPSGVDIVGVVYDFQDVYGERRGEVHVVNVNGEIAVEKLREEHSEIDSRIRRLWEY
- a CDS encoding cation:proton antiporter, translated to MVETYVVALTFLGLLILAATVLPELLGEYAVSVPIAYLTIGAVAFSLPVGLPNPDPLVHSDLAERLAEFVVIVSLMSAGLKIDRPFSLGKWSSTWRLLVITMPLTIAGAAIAGWWALGFVPATAMLLGAVIAPTDPVLASDVQVGPPGEGENAMSDQPVEQKHEHEVRFTLTSEAGLNDGLAFPFTYVAIAIATAGLAPSGWFVDWLVVDVAYKIVVGTVAGLILGRLLAGLLFRFSPSTKLASTVEGTEALAGTLLVYGITELIQGYGFIAVFAAALVIRHRERTHEYNQALHDFAEVIERLTMAVLLALFGGAVATGLLENLSFPAIALGLGFVFVLRPVAGLLGTAGSNMEFADRSVISFFGIRGVGSFFYLAYAINEATFPGARLAWSLVGFVVLVSVIVHGTLATPVMEELSRRGRA